The following nucleotide sequence is from Phacochoerus africanus isolate WHEZ1 chromosome 6, ROS_Pafr_v1, whole genome shotgun sequence.
GGCCAAGAACCCACCAATCCCACAGGTGGCTCCCAATTTTCCACACACGTGCCAACTCATAAGGATGGGATAATGTAGAGGGTGACATATGGCAGCATAACGATCATAGCCCATCACTCCCAATAGCAGGCAGTTGGTAATAGCAAAACCAAGGAAGAAGAACATTTGGATGGCACAACTGATGAAGGAGATAGTCCTGGCCACAGAAAGGAGATTGAGAAGCATCTTGGGTAGGATGACAAAGGTGTAGAAGGTCTCTGATGTTGAGAGTATGCCAAGGAAGAAGTACATTGGTTGTGTGAAGGCTTTTATCCAGGTGGATGATATTAACAATAGTGACATTACCACTGAGAATGACGAGGtataggaaaaggaaaaccacaaAGAGGGCAAGCTGAATTTCACCAAGGCTGGAGAAACCcagcaacaggaactccgtgaccATGGTGAGATTTTCCACCAAGACCTgaaaaggaaagaggtaaaacaTACTCAGGTACACAGACACAGGAATCTAGGGTATGCAGACTTGTGTTCTAAGAAAGAATTATGCCTTCTCCAGTTTCTAGTAGCCTCTGGTTCATggtctccctcttctttcttcaaaGTTGGGAAAGTTACACCTCTTCCTCTGACTCTGATTCTGTTATCCACTTTGAAGAATACCATGATTATATGGTCACACgcaaatgatacaaaataatctACCTAAAGGTCAGCAGATTAGCAAACTTAATTCTGTCTCTAGCCTTCCTCCTTTTTCATGTAACCTAAGCTATTTACATGTTTCTGGGCTTGATACATGGACATCATTGGAAGGTCATTATTGTGCCTACTACAATAGGAATAcaatgcaaaaaatgaaacagagaaaacaattcTCTTTTTAATAGCGTCAAAAAGAGAATCAATTTTTCTAAAGGAAGGTGCAAGATACATATACAGAAAACCATCAAAatagttgaaagaaattaaagatttaaataaatgaagagatagcCACATTCATCGGTTGGAGCATGCAACATAATTGGGAAACAATTCTGAGCAAAATGAGCAATAAATTCAACATAATTCTTATAAATCCCAGCAGACTGTTCTTGTAAAAACTAACAAAGTGAtcataaaatgtatatggaaagaaACTAGTGTAGCCTAAATAATTGTGAAAAAGAAGGGTAAGGATGGGAGGTTTAGGAGGTCCgtggtggctcatcgggttaaggatatggatttgttactgctgtgactcaggtcattgctgtgccATAGACTccttctctggcccaggaatttccacatgccatgggtgaggccaaaagaaagaaaaaaagaaaaaaaaagatggagggtCTATACTTTCTGATTGCAAAACTCACCCTAATAATGAAGTAATCAAAAAAGTATGGCACTGgcatatataattacatatatacacaacggTAAAGATTGACAGTCCAGAAATACACACTTCAAAAGGTACCATTATGAAATCATTGTTAAACACAGAGATAATACATATTTGTAaagcatatatctgataagagatttgtaggaaaaatacacatgtatttcTTACAATTAAAATACGAGAagcatgccatttaaaaaatgggcatacTCTTTTCACTAGATGTTTCATCTAAGTACATCAGAGGCTAATGGTATACGAAAGTATGTTCAGCGTCATTCATCGTTAgaggaatgtaaattaaaaccacaatgagatgacTATTCGCATGCAATAGAATGACTATAACTAAATTAATAGCCAATAAAGGTGCTATGAGTATGTAGAGAGACTAAAGCCTTCACATTTTgatgatgggaatataaaattatGCAATCACTTTGAAAAGATTTTGCAGTTTCTTCTAATGGTGGATATAAACTTATCTATTAACAATATGATTCTCAGGAATATACCAGAGAGAAGTGAACACtatcatacaaatatttttatgtaactgCTCTCAGTAGCATAATTTATAATGGCCAAAAGAATAAGACTATCCAATTGTCTACCAAtttatgaataaatacatttattgatAAAATCTGATattctcataaaattaaatactattcagtaataaaaggaatgaaagtatGGTATATAGCACAACATAAATATCTTCAAAAACATTACATGAAATGATAGTTGCCAAGTGCAAAAGACTACATATTGGAAATTCTTTTTATATGAAATggcttggaaaagaaaatatatattagcagaaagtagattagttgTAACGTTGGAATGGGGACAAAATGGCATGTGACTGCAAACAAGTAAGAGGTATGTTTTGGGGATgaagcaaatgttttaaaacatgattGTGTTGATGATCACATAACTATCAATCCATGTGAATTTCATAGTATATtaagttatttttgaaagatCATTTTGAAGGAAATTCAGATATATTGatgatttaatttttcatatatttatctattttaatcaCTAAATGGAGACCTATGGGACACTAGAatccaaatttttattatttgagtcCATATCTGGAATGTTTAAGTGTTTCTGGAATACACCATAGATCTTCAAAAATTGAGgttaattttaaacataaattatttACATTGCTAGTCTGACAACTTAGGATTTACCATGATAGTAATGCTTAATTCTATCTCCAAACCCCAATTAATATAGCCATAAATATGTGCAAAAAGTAGAAGAGAAGATCCTACACGTGAGCAGAGGACTGAGAGAGAGATTCTATTAAATTCCATACAGGGGCCAAGCTGGACTGCAAATTATGACTATTTATTTCACATGCCCCCCCCCCGAACAATCTCAAAATagatattcaagaaaaataagaaaaggcatGTTCTTCAGCTGATTCAAACCAATGAAACCAAAAGAATATAATTATCCTGtatatcaatatttatatataggaTAACTATACTCTTAAGTGACCAGAATTACTCCTACTACctttcattctctcttcctttaCTCATCATCATCTCAATTTATAGATACATGTGGAGTCCACCATACTTAGATCAAAACATGGTCTGTTGTAGGGTAATTGAATTGTGATACATAAACTGCctccctttagaaaaaaaatatagtgtATATAGGCCATGGGGTCATGAAAAAGCATTGTAAATTGGAGTCGGGATTGTCAACAATCTTTTCTGCagtcaaaaagcaaagaaacatagACTACTTTTGATTTTCTAGTCCAgcaaggacagagagaaaaactTGATAATTGGGGAAGATAAGAATAGATTCAGTCATTAAGTAAATAAGGTAAAATTACCTTAGAACAAATTTATTCTATATTCTTTGCACCTAAACCTCCCAAGTTCTaacaaatagaaataagaatcttttaaagtcttttttattaAATGCATTAACAAATATTGGTCTAGGAGAAGTCTATGTTTGATAAGgattaggaaacatttttttaaagtccaaaatgacattatataaaatatacaggaacacagagtccccactgtggtgtagtgagttaagaacctaactgcagCTGCTTGGGCACTGTaaaggcccaggttcaatccctggcctggtgcagcaggttaaaggatctgatattgctgcagctcagattcaatgcctggcctgggaatttccatatgccagggtgcagccataaaataataataataaaaaaaaatactggaacataataaaatgaagaataaacctaaagacttgaaaaataatcaaatcatGCAAATATTTTACAGAGTTCAGCAAGTGAAAACTACaacaaaacataataaaagaaaatgtcaaaaaacaaaaacagctgtaaacagaagaaaattttgcaaaattaacaaaaatta
It contains:
- the LOC125128871 gene encoding LOW QUALITY PROTEIN: olfactory receptor 10R2-like (The sequence of the model RefSeq protein was modified relative to this genomic sequence to represent the inferred CDS: deleted 1 base in 1 codon), with the translated sequence MFYLFPFQVLVENLTMVTEFLLLGFSSLGEIQLALFVVFLFLYLVILSGNVTIVNIIHLDKSLHTPMYFFLGILSTSETFYTFVILPKMLLNLLSVARTISFISCAIQMFFFLGFAITNCLLLGVMGYDRYAAICHPLHYPILMSWHVCGKLGATCGIGGFLASLTVVYLVFSLPFCSANKVNHYFCDISPVICLACTNTDVHEFAIFICGVLVLVVPFSLICVSYICILRTILKIPSIEGRRKAFSTCASHLTVVIIHYGCASYIYLRPTANFVSNRDRLVTVTYTIVTPLLNPIVYSLRNKDVQVAIRKVKVLGKKGSLKFYN